A genome region from Anastrepha ludens isolate Willacy chromosome 3, idAnaLude1.1, whole genome shotgun sequence includes the following:
- the LOC128857378 gene encoding serine protease SP24D-like, producing MEYLAYFAKLLILVFLVSKAIQADGDLEPIAPRILNGREAARGQFPYQVSVRVGGQHSCGGSIISQTFVVTAAHCVYSIPPSFLTILAGTTNRTADSVIKDVVKVIPHPEFSAYDNDIALLKLNDSLQFNDLIQPIPIASVNAPVDAPVTISGWGRTKEGGEITSQLMYNKFMKTLSPENCAKNIGYNTTAILCLSKIIGNGICEGDDGGPAVYRGILIGVASFHINDCYSTNKPNGFANVSHFNSWLTQAQICNP from the exons ATGGAATATCTGGCTTACTTCGCAAAGCTTCTGATCCTCGTTTTTCTGGTTTCTAAAGCCATACAAGCGGATGGTGACTTAGAGCCCATTGCACCACGTATATTGAACGGTCGAGAAGCAGCCAGGGGTCAATTCCCATATCAGGTATCGGTACGTGTCGGAGGACAGCATAGTTGTGGTGGCTCAATAATTTCTCAAACCTTTGTTGTAACTGCCGCACACTGCGTTTACAG TATTCCGCCATCATTCCTTACAATTCTAGCCGGTACCACAAATCGTACTGCAGACAGTGTAATTAAGGATGTGGTGAAAGTGATTCCACATCCTGAATTTAGTGCTTACGACAATGACATTGCCTTACTTAAACTCAACGATTCACTCCAGTTCAACGATCTCATACAACCGATACCAATTGCTTCTGTTAACGCACCCGTCGATGCGCCAGTTACGATTTCCGGTTGGGGACGTACAAAGGAAGGCGGTGAAATCACATCACAACTAATGtacaataaatttatgaaaactttaagtccagaaaattgtgctaaaaataTCGGTTACAACACGACTGCAATTTTATGTCTTAGTAAGATCATTGGAAACGGTATTTGCGAAGGCGATGACGGTGGGCCGGCTGTTTACAGGGGCATACTGATTGGCGTTGCGAGTTTTCATATAAACGATTGTTATTCTACTAATAAACCAAATGGCTTCGCAAATGTATCGCATTTCAACAGTTGGTTGACGCAAGCTCAGATATGTAATCCGTAA